The genome window TCAGTTACAAATGAATGCTGAAGTAAGGGAAGCATTGCCTGTCCCCCACCAAAGGTAACAATTCCAATTTTAAAAAATTCCACAAATAATCTAAGAAGAAGCATTTTCACCCTCAAAGAATTTTCCAAAAATTATACCAAGTGCGCCCCCAATAAGAATAACATAAATAGGGTTTATCTTTAAGATAAAAAGTTCGACAAGCGATAGGGTTAAGACTAAAAGATAGAAAATGGTCTTCTTTGCTTTTTTAAAAATATCAAAAGTGATGTAAATAATTTCGCCCACAACACCTGTTAAAATACCAAGCAAAAACTTCTTAACCTGCGGAATTGCAGTAAGATTTGCAAAAAAGATTGAGATAACAAGAATTACAATAAACGATGGAAGGACAACACCAAGCGTAGCAAGGGCTGAACCAATTAATCCTCCTTCTCTATATCCTATAAAAGTTGCCATATTTATAGCAATAGGACCAGGCGTAATTTGCGAAATTGCAAGCATTTCCAAAAATTCTTCTTCTGTAAGATACTTTCTTGTTTCAACAAAAGTTTGTCGCATAAGAGGAATCATCGCATATCCCCCGCCAATTGTAAAAAGACCTATAACAAAAAAGTCATATGTAAGCGTAATTAACTTCTTCATTTCTTCGGGAAACTCCCTTCGTAGGAGCCACTTACCCTTCTTGCATGAAGGGCAACACCGGGAAAAATCTTTCTGTATGTTGAAAAGTATATAATAACAACAGAAACAAGTACTATTGTGCCAACAAGAGCATATGTAAAATCAACTGAAACCTTCTCTGCAAGCGTTCCTGTGAAAAGTGCTCCAAATGGCGTAAATCCAAGGAAGATAAGTGAATATATACTCATAACCCTTCCTCTAAATTGCTCTTCTGTTTCCATCTGTATAAGGGTGTTTGCGGTGTTAAGGAACATCACCATAAAGAAGCCAGAAAGTGTAGTAAGAAGAGACACAACATATAGATTTTTTATAAGTCCTGTAAGAAGAAGGGTGACCCCAAGCATAAACGCACCACCAAATAGATAAAAGTGTTTTACTCCCTTATAACTTACTACGGCAAGGAAAAGTGAGCCAGTTAAGGCACCCAATCCCATAAGCGACATAAGGAAACCATATTCGGTTGCGCCAAGATGGAAAACCTGTTTTGCAAGCGTTGGAACAAGGACATTAAAGTTAAGGCCGAACACATTCACTACAATAAATAGGGCAAATATGATTAAAATAATTGGAATCTTCATAATGTAAGATAGTCCTGATTTTATATCCCTGTTAACATTTTCAAGTTCCTTAAGGCTGAATTTTGATGGCCTCTTTGTTCTTTCAACAATGAAGAAGAGTGCAACAATCACCGGGATAAAGCTTATTGCATTAAGGAAGAAACTCCATTCATAACCTACAAGACCTATGAGAATTCCAGAAATGCCAGGCCCAATAATACGTGCAAGGTTAAACGCAG of Caldisericum sp. contains these proteins:
- a CDS encoding chromate transporter; amino-acid sequence: MKKLITLTYDFFVIGLFTIGGGYAMIPLMRQTFVETRKYLTEEEFLEMLAISQITPGPIAINMATFIGYREGGLIGSALATLGVVLPSFIVILVISIFFANLTAIPQVKKFLLGILTGVVGEIIYITFDIFKKAKKTIFYLLVLTLSLVELFILKINPIYVILIGGALGIIFGKFFEGENASS
- a CDS encoding MFS transporter, which gives rise to MDDKKHRFENLKNSFYLHFPSFKYRNFNLFFFGQVISVIGTWMQSTAQSWLVLQITNSPFKLGLLSAVQFLPALFFSLYAGVVIDKFSKRKILIFTQSALTILAFILGLLVKLHIVQYYQILLIGFLTGIVNTIDMPARQSFYVELVPKEHLMNAISLNSSAFNLARIIGPGISGILIGLVGYEWSFFLNAISFIPVIVALFFIVERTKRPSKFSLKELENVNRDIKSGLSYIMKIPIILIIFALFIVVNVFGLNFNVLVPTLAKQVFHLGATEYGFLMSLMGLGALTGSLFLAVVSYKGVKHFYLFGGAFMLGVTLLLTGLIKNLYVVSLLTTLSGFFMVMFLNTANTLIQMETEEQFRGRVMSIYSLIFLGFTPFGALFTGTLAEKVSVDFTYALVGTIVLVSVVIIYFSTYRKIFPGVALHARRVSGSYEGSFPKK